In Canis lupus baileyi chromosome X, mCanLup2.hap1, whole genome shotgun sequence, one DNA window encodes the following:
- the LOC140627575 gene encoding LOW QUALITY PROTEIN: nuclease EXOG, mitochondrial-like (The sequence of the model RefSeq protein was modified relative to this genomic sequence to represent the inferred CDS: inserted 2 bases in 1 codon; deleted 2 bases in 1 codon), which produces MGDANRKHCKFKPDPNIPPTFSAFNEDYIGSGWSRGHMAPAGNNKFSSKAMAETFYLSNIVPQNFDNNAGYWNRIEMYCRELTERFEDVWIVSGPLTLXVTGSDGKNTVSYQVIGEDNVAVPSHLYKVILARRSPVSAEPLALGAFVVPNEAIGFQPQLNEFQVSLQDLEKLSGLVFFPHLDRTSGIRNICSVDTCKLLDFQEFTLYLSTRKTEGARSVLRLEKIMEHLKNTGIEPDDSFMSRYKKKLEELQTKEQAGILERNSS; this is translated from the exons ATGGGAGATGCCAACAGAAAACATTGTAAGTTCAAGCCTGATCCCAACATCCCACCAACGTTCAGTGCCTTCAATGAAGATTATATTGGGAGCGGGTGGTCACGAGGACACATGGCTCCAGCAGGAAATAACAAATTTTCATCTAAAGCCATGGCTGAAACTTTTTACCTTTCTAATATTGTGCCTCAGAATTTTGATAATAATGCTGGatattggaacagaatagaaatgtACTGTCGAGAACTGACAGAGAGGTTTGAAGATGTCTGGATAGTATCTGGACCGTTGACCTT CGTCACTGGAAGTGATGGAAAGAATACAGTTAGTTACCAGGTGATTGGTGAGGACAATGTGGCAGTCCCCTCGCACCTTTATAAAGTGATCCTGGCTCGCAGAAGCCCGGTGTCTGCTGAACCACTGGCACTA GGGGCCTTCGTGGTGCCCAATGAAGCCATTGGCTTCCAACCCCAGTTAAATGAATTCCAAGTGAGCCTTCAGGATCTGGAAAAGTTGTCAGGACTGGTGTTTTTTCCTCATTTGGATAGAACTAGTGGTATCAGGAATATCTGCTCTGTGGACACCTGTAAGCTCCTGGATTTCCAGGAGTTCACTCTGTACCTGAGCACAAGGAAGACTGAGGGAGCCCGATCAGTACTCAGGCTGGAAAAGATCATGGAACATTTGAAGAACACAGGGATTGAACCGGATGATTCCTTCATGAGCCGCTATAAGAAGAAGCTAGAAGAACTCCAAACTAAGGAGCAGGCAGGAATCCTGGAGAGAAACTCatcttag